TCTCTAATTAAGATATTGAGTAAATAACTTTTGTTAGTTGGAAGCTTAATTAATAACATAACCCATTAGGATATACCTAGTGATATGAAATGTTTGAATAACTTATACAGCTTACACAAGGTCTTATGTTCAAACTATGTACAGAAAAAAACTGAACTAACTTTCATGTATTTATTAACAGGTGGTCAATTATAGCTGCTCAGTTACCAGGAAGGACAGACAATGATATCAAGAACTACTGGAACACAAAGTTGAAGAAAAAACTCATGGGTTTGCTTCCTCTTTCTCATCACAGAAAACAACCTTCATTTCCATCCTCTTTTACccttcaaaaccctccactCTCTCCTTCAGCTCACCAACTGTACGGAGAGTACTGCACCTACACCCCAACAACAACCACATCTTTCACAAGTAATATTGAACCACCCTTTTCCCTTCCTTCAAGTAACTATGCAAGCACAAGTGACATAACTACCTCAGTTTCTCACCCCGTTTACCAAAACCAAGACTCCATGCAATGCTATTACCCAATTATGAGAgacaacagcagcaacaacaacaacaacatgctTATGTTTGGAAGCGAAGGAAGTTGCAGTACTTCCTCTGATGGAAGCTGCACTAATCAAGGCAGAGAAATTATCAAGCAAGAAGAAAGAATTGGCTGCCACAGctacaacaataataatgataactttATGCTTAGTCACAGCAACAACATTAATGATGGAGAAAAGTCATGTGCTGCTGGTGAGTGGTTTAGCCAAACACTACTAGCACCGTTGGGTTATGATATTGAGGATATTAAGCAATTGATTAGTAGCAGCAGTAGCACTACTATCTTCAATAATGTTGATGAAAACAAGACAGAAGAGAAGGCCAtgtactactactactactagtgACTGCAAActgattatgatgatgatgatgactgaATCTGACTActggtaaaaaaatatgatgatgGAGAAAGGGTATGTTGATGTTGGTGTGGCAAagattcagaagaaaaaaaaattgatgagatTTTTCTGGGGTTCTGCGTTCTTTGATGAAACATTTCTTGTTTTGACAGTACATGGTAAAAGcttctttatattttgtatatatctTCTCGGAAAGGGTGATGATGATTATGATGACGATGACGATGAACATGatgttagattatttttttgttaattaagtaTTCTCTCCAATCAGATATTAATGTTGTGAAAAACAGCCAATgtcaattcaaattattttatattagggattatatatatatatatatatatatatatatatatatatataacatagttTAGTGTGTTAAGTACTACTACTACGCATTGTTATAAATTAATCTATATCTTCTTGATATgtattatgtaattatattGAGAATTTGTGAATTTGTTATCTGTCAGAGACTGCATTATTGAGATGAGCAGTCCGTTGAAGAATCATTTGCAAAGAGTGATGAAGATGGCTACGTTTGCAATGAAAACCTCAATTTTTCTTAGCACTAATAATAAATGGAAAGCTATGATATATGGCCAACAAAAGAAAGAGACTATGATGCTAGGGAAATTTTGTTGTCTTGTGTGGAAGTCTGGGTGCTCACTAACTTGAAATTATGTAATAAATTATTAGCCGTTTTGAAcaagtttctttttattagtgTGTCTGACGACAACAAAGGCGGCAAAAACCATGAAAACTTGTTTCCTTTAGTTCCTGCGAAATAGAAGCCATTGTTGACAATTTCACCCAGATTTTTCACTTTAgtttatctaaaaattaaaaataaaaggaaaaaaaagcatATACCCTTAGAGTGCACAGTAATTGTATAGTACtgtcatttaataaaaacataccataaatatttgttaattttaataatagttaattaaaaaatcatactaataataatttatatatgattaaatgatttggtgtaaaattatttttcatcattaatatataatcattaaattctgaaaacaaatattaagttttcttctttcttttttctttattaaaaagtaAAGAGAACATGTATTCACAGTATAAAGAATT
The nucleotide sequence above comes from Glycine soja cultivar W05 chromosome 11, ASM419377v2, whole genome shotgun sequence. Encoded proteins:
- the LOC114375006 gene encoding transcription factor RAX2-like, yielding MGRAPCCDKASVKRGPWSPEEDTKLKEYIEKHGTGGNWIALPQKAGLKRCGKSCRLRWLNYLRPNIKHGDFSDEEDRIICSLYVNIGSRWSIIAAQLPGRTDNDIKNYWNTKLKKKLMGLLPLSHHRKQPSFPSSFTLQNPPLSPSAHQLYGEYCTYTPTTTTSFTSNIEPPFSLPSSNYASTSDITTSVSHPVYQNQDSMQCYYPIMRDNSSNNNNNMLMFGSEGSCSTSSDGSCTNQGREIIKQEERIGCHSYNNNNDNFMLSHSNNINDGEKSCAAGEWFSQTLLAPLGYDIEDIKQLISSSSSTTIFNNVDENKTEEKAMYYYYY